TCGGCATCGAGTGGATGCGCGCGCACCCGAGTTGCCGCACGCTGGCCATCGAAGCCAACGACGGGCGCCAGGAACATATCCGCTTCAACCGCGATGCCCTTGGCGTGCCGGCGCTGCAACTGGTCTGCGGTGCCGCGCCGGACGCGTTGCAGGGGCTGGAGCGTCCCGAGGCGATCTTCATCGGCGGCGGCGTGACCGTGCCTGGTGTCTTCGAGCGCTGCTGGGATCAGCTCAAGCCCGGTGGCCGCCTGGTGGCCAATGCCGTCACGCTGCAGAGCGAGGCGCTGCTGGTGAGCTGGCGCGAGCGCATTGGCGGCGAGTTGACCCGTCTTTCCGTGGCCCAGGCCCAGCCGCTGGGTGGCTTCGATACCTGGCGCGCGGCGTTGCCGATCACCCTGCTGGAAGTGCACAAGCCCCTGGCCGACTGACGATGCGTGACGCCCATGCGTGAAGAGACGCCCGAAGAACCTCGCCCGCTGCGCAGTGGCTACACCACCGGCAGTTGCGCCACCGCCACCAGCCTGGCGGCGGCGCGCCTGCTGCTGACCGGCGTGGCCAGCGATGCGGCGCAGATCGTGCTGCCGAAGGAGCGCAGCGCGACCCTGCGCCTGGAGTTCTGCCGGCTTACCGTCGACGGCGCCGAAGCCGGCACGCTGAAGGATGCCGGCGACGATCCGGACGTGACCCACGGTGCGCTGGTCTTCGTCCGCGTCGCCCTGAGCGCTGAGCCCGGTGTGCGTTTCCACGCGGGAGAGGGCGTTGGCACCGTCACCAAGCCGGGGCTGGTGCTGGCGGTGGGTGAGCCGGCGATCAACCCGGTACCGCGGCAGATGATGCGTGACAACCTTGCCGTGCTGGCGGCCGAGTGCGGCTATGCCGGCGGCTTCGACGTCACGATCAATATCGAGGGCGGCGCCGAGCTGGCGCTCAAGACCATGAACCCGCGCCTGGGCATTCTTGGCGGCCTGTCGATCCTCGGCACCACCGGCATCGTCCGGCCGTTCTCCTGCTCGGCGTACATCGCCTCGATCCAGCAGGGTATCGACGTCGCCCGCGCCAACGGCTTCCGCCACCTCGCCGCCTGCACCGGCAACGCCAGCGAGGATGCCATGCGCC
This Pseudomonas sp. ATCC 13867 DNA region includes the following protein-coding sequences:
- a CDS encoding cobalt-precorrin-5B (C(1))-methyltransferase, whose product is MREETPEEPRPLRSGYTTGSCATATSLAAARLLLTGVASDAAQIVLPKERSATLRLEFCRLTVDGAEAGTLKDAGDDPDVTHGALVFVRVALSAEPGVRFHAGEGVGTVTKPGLVLAVGEPAINPVPRQMMRDNLAVLAAECGYAGGFDVTINIEGGAELALKTMNPRLGILGGLSILGTTGIVRPFSCSAYIASIQQGIDVARANGFRHLAACTGNASEDAMRRRYGFDDTALIEMGDFAGAALKHLRKVPVERFSVCGGFGKISKLAAGHMDLHSRHSSIDLPQLAEWAAEIGASAELQQRMRAANTSQQALALCRAEGIALGDAVCARALAFARRIVPVEVVLEVFAIDRQGNLVGEALEVR